A DNA window from Centroberyx gerrardi isolate f3 chromosome 5, fCenGer3.hap1.cur.20231027, whole genome shotgun sequence contains the following coding sequences:
- the hrh1 gene encoding histamine H1 receptor has product MMESGPVPSADLLHLTNNNYDSNSNDSWSGHYDDDKSNRTLSSYDHLHSAVLGVFLGLLSLLTIIMNLLVLFAVKREKSLHTVGNLYIVSLSVADLIVGTTVMPLNLVYLLEDEWKLGRAVCQFWLIMDYVASTASIFSLFILCLDRYRSVRQPLKYLKYRTRGRASVMISGAWLLSMMWIIPILGWRSFTHVDLKPEAENKCDTDFRFVTWFKVITAVFNFYVPSILMLWFYMHIYLAVRQHLRERERIIHPTDSFGENENGQSAQTPEKNDYKSPKRDSKVLVEYSKKDRLLDQNTLDQTYSLEDADKSHKALSRCQRKTGAKCQQTSLLAMTTKRLRVPRKAKRCSLSPQEKQPGAEVPLSRPSVPHDLICSEENNENKLHASINECHVTVPNSVSGICDIGQVSDVQRYTTVLYNNNDLSHSLPWTEEGVEDGELDPANAVTLKQTWQRFIDQSRQRIQSLRIHKEHKAAKQLGFIIAAFLLCWIPYFIAFMVMAFCRECVHHDLHMFTIWLGYINSTLNPFIYPLCNGNFKRVFKSILHIPTRL; this is encoded by the coding sequence ATGATGGAATCTGGTCCGGTGCCCTCCGCAGACCTTCTACACCTCACCAACAACAACTACGACAGCAACAGCAACGACAGCTGGAGCGGTCACTACGACGATGACAAGAGCAATCGCACCCTGTCCAGCTATGACCACTTGCACAGCGCCGTGCTGGGAGTCTTCCTGGgactcctttctctcctcaccaTCATCATGAACCTCCTGGTCCTTTTTGCAGTGAAGCGGGAGAAGAGCCTCCACACCGTCGGGAACCTCTACATCGTCAGCCTGTCTGTGGCCGATCTGATCGTGGGGACCACAGTGATGCCTCTGAACCTGGTGTATTTGTTGGAGGATGAGTGGAAACTAGGTCGGGCTGTCTGCCAGTTTTGGCTCATCATGGACTACGTGGCAAGCACAGCCTCCATTTTTAGTCTGTTTATCCTGTGTTTGGATCGGTACCGGTCTGTCAGACAGCCGCTGAAGTACCTGAAATACCGAACTCGAGGAAGGGCCAGCGTGATGATTTCTGGGGCCTGGCTGCTGTCGATGATGTGGATTATTCCTATTTTAGGATGGAGGTCTTTCACTCACGTAGACCTGAAACCTGAGGCAGAGAACAAGTGTGATACGGATTTCCGCTTTGTCACATGGTTTAAGGTTATTACTGCCGTGTTCAACTTCTATGTACCTTCAATACTGATGCTGTGGTTTTACATGCACATCTACTTGGCAGTCAGGCAACatctcagggagagagagagaattatccATCCAACTGATTCATTTGGGGAAAATGAGAACGGACAAAGTGCTCAGACACCCGAAAAAAATGATTATAAATCACCCAAGAGGGACAGTAAGGTATTAGTGGAATATTCTAAAAAAGACCGCTTGCTGGATCAGAACACTCTGGATCAGACATATTCTCTCGAAGATGCGGATAAAAGCCACAAGGCTCTCTCTAGATGTCAAAGAAAAACTGGTGCAAAGTGCCAGCAGACGTCATTGCttgccatgacaacaaaacGACTCAGAGTGCCACGAAAAGCCAAGAGGTGCTCCTTGTCTCCTCAGGAGAAGCAGCCTGGCGCTGAGGTTCCCCTGAGCCGGCCCTCCGTGCCACACGACTTAATTTGCTCAGAGGAGAATAACGAGAACAAACTTCACGCATCTATAAACGAGTGTCACGTCACCGTGCCAAACTCAGTGAGCGGCATCTGTGATATAGGCCAGGTGTCCGACGTGCAGAGATACACTACTGTGCTGTACAACAACAACGACCTCAGCCACTCCCTGCCCTGGACCGAGGAGGGGGTTGAAGATGGCGAACTGGACCCAGCCAATGCAGTGACTCTGAAACAGACCTGGCAGAGGTTTATTGACCAATCACGTCAGCGTATCCAAAGCCTGAGGATCCATAAAGAGCACAAGGCAGCCAAGCAGCTGGGCTTCATCATCGCTGCGTTCTTGTTGTGCTGGATACCATACTTCATAGCCTTCATGGTCATGGCGTTCTGTAGGGAGTGTGTCCACCATGACCTTCATATGTTCACTATATGGCTGGGGTACATCAACTCCACTCTCAACCCCTTTATATACCCTCTCTGCAACGGGAACTTCAAACGGGTGTTTAAAAGTATTCTGCACATACCCACACGTTTGTGA